The Silene latifolia isolate original U9 population chromosome Y, ASM4854445v1, whole genome shotgun sequence sequence GCTCCTCGCATAATTCAGATATGGAGACCAGTGGTTAAGTCTACTGTGACCCAGCCACAGCCTACTACCCTGAACAAACCAGAGGGGGAGATACCATCCACTCCTTTGTTTGGAGGGGTAACCTTTCATAACTCTGATCATCTACCTGTTTTAGCTAGTCCTATTATTCAAAGAGTGAGGCAAGAACATGTCCCTGTATCTCATCTTAGACCTGGCACTTCCTTTAAAGCAGTTGTTTCTCCTACTAAGGACACTGCTAGTACTgtttgttggaataagtgtcctccgacaataatgcgatcacgactgttgatcatgatgatcacatgtttaaatctcattttaagaatacatgtgggatgtaatattttactgtcaactagtccacacatatcggtaatgattggctgactagagtttgacattactgtattagtgcgacggtggtgatcagttgatccccttaggtcatacctatagggaaatactcttaattgactatttaattaatcgtatgccgatacggattaattaaattgcttaaaaattgacggatgattttgtgagtaaaattaacgtgtcttattgtaattagattataatagatacggtctaagtaattgaattattttattgcttggattaaattattgtttatgaaacaattgaaattgaatgaataatttattataaatacaagacgttgtaatttataatttgataaaccgttttggtacaagtaattacgaattactagttgattttgtaaatgacatattttttgagtatgttgatttttaatatgataaaaatacattacaaattcacatgtcaagtaacatgtcacatatgtcacaattgacaaatgacaaaataaaatggacctcccattttatctatatgtgccgaaataatggaggatgTTTAGGAtaatatattgtgttttttatttaagtggaaaacacaatgatgaaaacctaacTTGTAGCAttgcatgcctatttttcttgggtagaaaaactagcccatgcattggacatcattctccctccaaccggttttcactTTGGTAATAGATGAtgtttcctctacaattattcatACACATCTtatatatttttctagtgtaagaaaaatgttttttttctctctacatcttatgagatttctagagaaataaacctcacaaaaatactccctcttgaccgaaatattcaagagaaaaatacaatttattttgtgtcaattttatagtaaaacttatattattactagatcataataatatttgttattgagaggtttccttgggtattcatttttgggagagattctatacttgaatctttgttcatccacataaggaaagctcaagaacaagtgagtaggagaactcagaGTAGGAGAACtgacttgtgcccaaataatccgaaatcttcaatgtaagatgatgatttcttccttattctttatattgtttgcatgcataagatttgtaattaattttatgactaaattaattataacatatatgaatatgttaagtactgagatatagatttcttaaCAAGCGGTATcgagagcacaaggttgtttgcatgcaaatcggttattgtttttccgagttatacgattaacatataaaacttataaatttgtgtttattatgatatatcacgaaatttattatgcatgttaaattttctggtcctaaaatgttttaggatattttggtttaatttatggattttattgttcattttatataatattggcattaaaatgtgatttttatgataaaaatgtcatttttggacgaaaattagctaaacttcgaattttccactgatttttagatatgttttcaaatatattatttttagatgatctggaaattttcataatttttggagtttttatgctcgaaatatggatttttcatgataaaaatagaatttaaataaaaaataggttaatctgagatatatttcgaatatggttatagaaatttagtatgttgtcacatgcaattttacaagatgtgtgtaaaataataggctataatgaagtcttcatgcatgatttatgattttttgatgaaaaatagcataaatagtgacttaattagtgaaaaattgctaaaacatacttcatgactaagtaaaaacgtcacatattgcattttatcatatatttcagatctaaaattgaaaagttgataaatataatttttcttatatttttatgacaatatttgataaatccgataaatcgcaacattgtttttcccgataatttttgaaatttttaacctaagttttttgaatattatgagtgtcatggtatttttccagaatgttcatgagtttaaattttgaattttgaatttatttgaaatttttgtgatttatttgaagtttatggttttattttgtaattttaagtccttttatgaacaatattaagaaatataagttaattattgtcataagttagtggagactaattttgagtcctaagttggttagggtaattaacttgtgcataaatacgaatttatgtaatttttgtgattttaaaaggttgaatcacgcaaatccgtaaaaaccgattaatatacgatattggctccttaaaggcgatttaggataaaattgggcatgttcatacatattataatgctgcattttatttatgattgtcgtaattttattttatgtaattttgaattatgtaattttacttagtatggccttagtttttaattggtattacccgaaatgtatgggaatatcgattcagttgtaatttattgtgatctcgtatcaccgttttgtaatttaatagatttattttattttaattacaaatgtataataggacattatgtaatttatttatttcggagttccttgaagacggtgtcactcaagaaggcgatacataaagacggtgttacctcgagatgcgtgccaaaaaccgaagttcaagggaccaatagagttggtttccgaatatataatagttaattagattttctattttaggaaggccatattaggatttaatttatgttttgcattttatttatatgttgcatgcatcgctaaatcgccataactaaaacatgcattgtcattttaatcgagtttatcgaccgtgtcaattataattatcgtagttcaccgctttagttcacttaaaacgtgatagataataaattgacatgacctctcgctaaaaataatcaattgagacttagccttaccaaaaattagaaaccatgaagtaccagtttcgcaagggagttgagccggctttaccgtaagacaaaccttgctACGTTGGTGAAgtaggtgataaatgtctatccaccgaattcatgttgatgagggatgaatcggccctaccgtgcccaagttgatgtggatttggatcatggacacatttattcgaaatttggattgagctcaacggaagtattcgtgaccgtagtcgcatgtgttccgggctaaagataaaagttaatgtaattttatcgaccaagagttctaaaagtagaatcgattaaagtgttaatccaccgagttatattgataagggatgaatcggccctaccgtgcccaagttaatatgaatttggatcttggaatcatttatcatagttgggtagaggtcactatgtaaatgcttatagttgagtagaggtcactatgtaaatgctttacttgtaatttacaagtattaataaaacgataaatgttaagttttccagtattccgttatcatattgttctatttatttaccacaattcatatacgatatcatttcgatttttgattcaaatctccattaaaacatcgtaactaaagacaaatttgaattttcttctaaaagacctcgaattatccattgctaaggatctcttgtaaagagtatagattagagttattcattatcaaacaggtttttgattcttgactaacacatctacttacaatggattgtttttcatatacttaattaaattaagtaccttgaaacgttAAATTGTCTTGGTAATTAGAaatcataattgaccaaaataccgcaaccacttcaatgaaagttttaagactaaacaaacgaatgaatagtagtcttcatgaaattcaattttgcttctctaagcaaagattcattgaaatgagtgggagcattctcttaaaccgttaagaaagggaagaggttcaaagaagtaaaattagaatggaattgatacaaggttatgataaaagtaaagttattgagaataacgatactaaacctatcaatcccgaccaataaagtttccattgtcttaaatgttggacactagaaaggaaactaccccaaattattgaagaatcagcaagttagttgtgggacatctaatgagaccttcttctttaaatgtttattcgattaacataagttttgctagtaccatttcgtcaatattagaaaccgatggtggttttcatcattgtatgcgatacatagaatgattagaatatgacgactagcaacaataatgttgagagatagagtcattgtgtactaaatctagtttttgggtttagagttgtacttaattgtgactattaagtgaataaactctaaataagaatatgaacttgttaagatacaaaaagagatttcacttttgtgaccctatacaccatgatttgatgtatggctagcccattatcaaggtgagtatattctaaaccaaactagaatgatatatcatgtagatgatgcaagactcaaattggtaacccaagattaaaccttaaattctcgaatgataaacgcaaagagttatcgagtactcttgaaaccattagattgttaatggtatatgcgtatcttgtattcaaagcaagatgtctcgtgccttttggttaaaaaggagatcgaggttgtaaatcattgatccaaaataggttgatcattttcttttaccaacgatttaagttgacgctaatatgttcacttaataaggtaaatagggaaatctttgaagaagttcaaagtattcaaagaatcacgatttagtcgtgatgggattatcaaagtgaagactttgatataagccaaaggaaatgtgatttagaatcacaagttaatctctcttagcacgcattatggaataatgtgtggttggataagaaatcaaacgctattcgatatggtttggacttcgatcaagttactttgagttacttaatccttttggggattttatcattttgtctaaattattttaccactaaatctaaaacgaatcatatgagatatgaaatggtagagtaccatatttgtaagttttcacaagaaacaaatgctcatttttcctttcaattatcacgagtacgacgggtatgcggctcgtgaagctgtctttctaaaatacaagtttatttcgagaagacagagtgggagaaattattcaagagccacaaagaatgccacaatgccacagagaatgttatgtcgcaagaaactggtctttcttgactacatgacacgttttgtgtaagatgttgtttctttaaaacctaggaggttaaattggtcacttgttgaagatgatgaattcatgctacttttaagaaagtaaagagcttataacttacaaaagaaatcgtttgattcaagttgattacttctagaaagtaatgaacatatgacttacatgagagtgtttaaagtcacaactcaatacaaggcttagagccatgaaaatccgaaataaaaaggcttgattagtgacaaagggttttgcactaataaagagagattaaagcaagattggtggcaaagagttttgcactggttgaaatgcttaagtctatttggatcttcttaggaattgtgtttcattattatgaaatacatagcgagtgaatctaaaacccacttcttcaattagaaggaatgtattcaatacatgtcttgagttttgtagattcttgcaatcctaagataatgtgaaacttaagagagaatctaaagtaggacatcaatgagttggaatcaatgttttttttttttttttttttttgatcacgttataaaacttttctcgataagtcgagaagttgtgtttatacatggagtttagtgggagttacggaaatttttaattagtcttatatgtggatgacatattgatcattggggatgatttaagacttttggagaagtatataatacatctttatatCTAGATTTatataaatccacatgatattagcgtcaaataaggagtcttatgttgataagattcatgactagttcaatcgagtcgaacatatttgattgattccatttgcttccgctgccggatcaattaaataggaaatgatgtataacacttcaaatactttgagtatgatgaattgtttcaaaatcgaattcaagaaataattaccaagtagccatattgattacccttaagtgcttgcagaagcattaaggatataatgcaaagtgtttttgatgcaattttgtgtaagggtgttacacaagtgacaattgacaattgagattgcgcatggtttctgacaaaaccataatcaaaacacatcaggatggttaagataccattgtggttatgttatttaagaaatagattttctagaatcgttctaggcaataaagaacgatgagagatatttataacggaaattaagtacacttgcactcatgagatgtgcaagaggatgagtcctgcacactgtgaaaacagtgggagctattcttaggctagagggtctatgtcttgattggatctcgacacgtactcaaaaagttttgtgatgcaaatgtatacattacaaaggaaaacgagtatgtagtaaggttgagtaaggtacaagaagttgataaaacctactaaccaaagccttctcacaggctaaacatgatgagtcatgtcatttcaattgaattgaaatgaacaactacatacaagatcaaattagattatagaacatgaaatagtaatcaggcattgactattcatatgtgataatcgcatttgtcgttcgagtttttaatttaaaaactccttttatactttgttacatccaaacgggttgtagagacaatattgaaccccgttaaagtgaacccggattaacatgatattcgcccatagtcacttatatgaggtgacgtctcgaagtgactagagtgtgatgcgattgatggcaagttcaagtgccatagagtcatgtgagatgactagtcgatcacataggcgcatcatattaggaacactttgtcgggccttatgaccgcttatagagttcggcaaatttatatagcctggtcgtggcgagagctactatagtattctaatgagtcgattcttttgactaaagactgttcgcctaaggtggcacagtttcagattaactttgatttgtgttactacgaccttcgtaaatggggtcaaatgggcatattttgggttatgatggttgtggctagtcgaagggaataagtgcgataggaattgtccacccctttgtcagggttaaaacaatatctcagggccactcgaagagtaatgaactggaaatgcgtggccacgctcggaaggtatctatggtagatgattccggtcaatcagttattctccagatcgaggaaaccactcttgatatgatcacttgcaagtacgacctgaaagacaccttgcattgagtgggagatagtaataggacaagagaattggtgatgcacacttgtcgaggacaagtgggagattgttggaataagtgtccttcgacaataatgcgatcacgattcacatcatgatgatcacatgtttaaatctcattttaagaatacatgtggatgtaatatttttgtcatcaactcggtccacacatatcggtaatgattggctgactagagtttgatattactgtcgtgcgacggtggtgatcagttgatccctttaggtcatacctataggtaaatactcttaattgattatttaattaatcgtatgccgatacggattaattaaattgcttaaaaattgttggatgattttgtgagtaaaattaacgtgtcttattataattcgattataatagatacggtctaagtaattgaattgttttattgcttggattaaattattgtttacgaaacaattgaaattgaaattgaatgaataatttattataaatataagacgttgtaatttataatttgataaaccgttttcgTACAAGTAATtgggaattactagtcgattttgtaaatgacatattttatgaatatgttgatttttaatatgataaagatacattacaaattcacatgtcaagtaacatgtcacatatgtcacaattgacaaatgacaaaataaaatggacctcccattttatctaTATGTGCCGAAATGATGGAGGATGTTTAGGAtaatatattgtgttttttatttaagtggaaaacacaatgatgaaaacctaacTTGTAGCAttgcatgcctatttttcttgggtagaaaaactagcccatgcattggacatcattctccctccaaccggttttcactTTGGTAATAGATGAtgtttcctctacaattattcatACACATCTTAAATATTTTTCTAGTATAAGAAAAATGTTTtttttctctctacatcttatgagatttctagagaaataaacctcacaaaaatactccctcttaaccgaaatattcaagagaaaaatacaatttattttgtgtcaattttatagtaaaacttatattattactagatcataataatatttgttattgagaggtttccttgggtattcatttttgggagagattctatacttgaatatTTGTTCATCcacataaggaaagctcaagaacaagtgagtaagagaactcacttgtgcccaaataatccgaaatcttcaatgtaagatgatgatttcttccttattctttatattgtttgcatgcataagatttgtaattaattttatgactaaattaattataacatatatgaatatgttaagtaatgagatatagaatTCTTAACACTGTTGAGACAAGGGTAGTACAAGAGGAAGGGGAGAGTAGTACCAAAATTACTTGTGATAATGGATAGACTGGGATTTTGGAATTTTAGGGGTATGAACAACCCAAATAAACAATTAGATAttaatcaatttctttttcaaaataaaattggtTTATTTGGTTTAGTGGAGACTAAAATAAAGGAGCAAGATTTTGTGGGTGTGCCCAATAATTTAGGAGGTCAGTGGAAAGGTATCAACAATAATGTGCATCATCCTGGTGGAAGAGTCTGGATTATCTGGTTTCCTCATGTTTTTAATGTTCAACTCATTGCTGACAGTGATCAGCATATCACTGTTGAAGTGTCTGACATTACTTCAGGTGATATTTTCTGGTATACTGTAATGTATGGGGCTAATTCTGATAGTGAGAGGCTCACTCTCTAGGAGCAGCTTAACCATATTAAGGATCAGTGTGTCAAACCTTGGTGTATTTGTGGGGATTTTAATTCGTTTTGGATTACAATGAAAGGCTGGGTAGAGAAGTGACTTGGAATGAAATAAAAGACTTCAGGCAGTGTGTTGAGTATTGTGAGGTGATTGACATTGTAGCTCATGGATCATTTTTCACTTGGAACAATAAGCAAGACCCCTCTACTCGTGTTTTTTCAAGGATTGATAGGTGCTTAATTAACATTGAGTGGCTTCAGATGTTCCCTGATAGCTCAGCTTATTTCATGAATGAAGGAACATTTGATCACTGTCCCTGTATTTGCTATAGAAGGAATGAGGCAACTACTAGAAAGACTTCCTTTAATTACTTCAATATGTGGAGCTTAGACTCTAAGTTTAAAGAAGTGGTGGCTACTGAATGGAATAAGAATATCTCAGGGGTCAAGATGTACCAAGTTGTCACTAAGCTTAGGAATCTGAAGAAGCCTCTGAAGGAGTTAAATAAGAACAAATTCTCTGATATTGAGAAGAGTACTGAGGTTGCTAGAGTCTTATTGGATAGCCTGCAAACTGCTATGCATCTTAACCCCCAAGATCAGCAACTTCTAGCTACTGAACAGACAGCTGCAGAGGATTTTAAAGTCTTAAATCGGGCTAGAACTAAATTCTTACAACAGAAAGCCAAGGTGTAGTGGTTGCTGGAAGGAGATGAAAATACTAGTTTTTACCACAGCAGGATCAAAGCCAGACAAATTCATAATAAGGTAACTCAAATTGTTGATATGGAGGGGGTCACTCATCAGGATCCTCTGGGTATTGAGAATGCTTTCTTATCTTATTACACTGAGCTGATGGAATCAAGTAAACATACAACACTTGTGCATAAACCTACTGTAAGAACGGTCAAGCTTATTAATGACCACCATGTCCAGCAGTTACTTAGACCAATTTCTGACAGTGAAATCAGACAGTGTATGTTTTCCGTTCCAGCTGATAAAAGTCCTGGACCAGATGGATACACTAGTCAATTTTATAGAGATTCTTGGGACATAGTGGGTCAGGAGGTGTGTTCTGCTGTGAAGGACTTCTTTCATTTTGGTCAGCTGTTGAAGCAACTCAACATAACTAATATTACCCTCATTCCTAAAGGAAGTAATCCAAAAACTGTCCTAGAATTTCGGCCTATTGCCTGTTGTAACACTTTGTacaagtgcattgccaaaatCTATGCAACAGGCTGGGAGATATTCTTCCTGAGATTGTTAGTATTAACCAAGGTGGGTGGGTTTATCAAAGGGAGAAACATTGTAGAGAATGTACTCATTTGTCAAGATATTATAAGACTATACAATAGGCAAGCAACATCACCTAGATGCCTGGTTAAAATTGACCTTAAGAAAGCATATGACAGTGTGGAGTGGGAGTTTTTGGAGCAGATGTTGGGAGCCTTAAATTTTCCTGAGAAATTTACCAATTGGATAATGAAATGTGTTTCTACCCCCTCGTTTTCTTTATCTTTAAATGGAAGATCTTTTGGGTTTTTCAAAGGCAAGAGAGGACTTAGGCAAGGGGATCCTTTGTCCCCTCTCTTGTTTACTATTTGTATGGACTACTTGTCTAGAATTCTGGCTGTTGAGGGTCAACAAGATGGTTTTAGGTTCCATCCTCTTTGTGCACATTTGAAGCTTAATCATCTGTTGTTTGCAGACGACCTTCTCATGTTTTCCAAGGGCAATGCAATGTCTATCATGTGGATACTTAGGGCCTTTGCCACCTTCTCCTCTGCTTCTGGGCTTTGCCTCAACAAAGACAAGACTGAGATTTATTTCAATGGGGTGAGAGCTGATACAGTGAATGAGGTTCTGCAAATCTCTGGGTTCAAGAAGGGGGAACTTCCTTTCAAATATTTAGGGGGTTCATATATCATCCAAGAAACTATctaagaatgaaggaagaaaaTTTACAGACAAAATTACAGCAAAGATAAGAGCTTGGGGGACCAAACATCTTACCTATGCTGGTAGATTAACTTTGGTCACTTTTGTACTGCATACTTTACACTCTTATTGGGCTACCATCTTTCTCATCCCCTCTGGCATCATGAATAATATAGATAGAATATGCAGAAATTTTCTTTAGAGTGGGAAAGACTCCTACCTTCGTGCTCCTGCTGTAGGTTGGGATCAGTGCTGTAAGCCAAAGGCTGAAGGTGGGCTGGGCATTAAGCATTCCAAGACGTGAAATAAAGCTTTGTTGGGTAAGTATGTCTGGTGGGTTGCTGATAAGAAGGATCATCTCTGGGTGCGTTGGATCAACCATGTGTATATCAGGGGTGGCCATTGGACCAACTACTCTCCTCCCTCTGATTGTAGTTGGTCTTGGAAAAAaatgttggagctgtgtcctccagttagtgcggataacgttattacacatacacttgtacggacaagtgggagcttgttggggcttgtgtcctctacagttagtgcaataacatttaaatctctaaaaggatcaaagggtatacttttgtattattatcagttggtccacgtttatcaataacggttggcttgctagataagtttgacgttattgtcatactgatggcggtgatcaactggtccctaaaagtcacacctataggatacgtttgagagatgtgacggtatgaaaatacagtcatgttg is a genomic window containing:
- the LOC141632747 gene encoding uncharacterized protein LOC141632747 is translated as MVLKQGFPMFENKPLVVKPWTESSSMAKESVKSVPVWLCLCGLGLKFWGGGGGTLEKIATLVGKYMRADSATLDKTRLRYARLMVEVEVGQEFPNKIYFKDEKGNDVCVCVEYEWKPVVCGSCKGIGHMKDVCKKPTAAPRIIQIWRPVVKSTVTQPQPTTLNKPEGEIPSTPLFGGVTFHNSDHLPVLASPIIQRVRQEHVPVSHLRPGTSFKAVVSPTKDTAMETKIKEQDFVGVPNNLGGQWKGINNNVHHPGGRVWIIWFPHVFNVQLIADSDQHITVEVSDITSGDIFWLGREVTWNEIKDFRQCVEYCEVIDIVAHGSFFTWNNKQDPSTRVFSRIDRCLINIEWLQMFPDSSAYFMNEGTFDHCPCICYRRNEATTRKTSFNYFNMWSLDSKFKEVVATEWNKNISGVKMYQVVTKLRNLKKPLKELNKNKFSDIEKSTEVARVLLDSLQTAMHLNPQDQQLLATEQTAAEDFKVLNRARTKFLQQKAKV